In Amycolatopsis sp. FBCC-B4732, the genomic stretch CGAAGTAGGACGTGCCGGACGCGCAGAGCAGGTCCAGCGGCGTGATCGGGGCCGCGGTGACGCTGACCGCGACCCCGCCCGGGCCCGGTTCGGGCTCCGGCCGGTCGGTCACCACGGGCGGCTCACCCGCCTCGCGGATCTCCGCGGCGATCACACGGGCTGCAGGACGAAGTCGTACCGGGCCTCGAGCCACGGCTCGGCGCAGTGCCCGCCGTCGGGGGTGGGCCCGGGCTCGCGCGGTTCGAAGGTGACGACCAGCTCCTGCTTGGTGCCGAACACGACATCGCTGTCGAGGTATTCGGCGCCTTCCTGGAACAGGTGCGTGATCAGCGGTTCGTAGCCGGCCGCGTTGATCAGGAAGTGCACGTGGGCGGGCCGGAAGTGGCTGATGTCGGTGCCGCCGATCAGCTCGCCGACCGGGCCGTCCATCGGGATCGAATAGCCCTTGGGCGCGATCGTGCGCAGGCAGTAGGCCCCGTCGGCGCGGCTGGTGTACTTCGCGCGCAGCCGGGCTTCGTCGATGCCGGGGATCTGCGACTCGTACGCGCCTTCCTCGTCGGCCTGCCAGACGTCGAGGACCGCGCCGGTGACGGGGGAGCCGTCCAGCCCGGTGACCGTGCCGGTCACGTAGAGCGGCGTGCCGGGCAGGCCGTCGGACATGTCGCCGCCGAACTCCTTCTCCGGGGAGCCGTCGATGTGGAACGGGCCCAGCACCGTGGCCGGGGTCGCCTTCGCGTCGAAGGCGTGGTTCATCTGCACCACCAGCATGCTCAGGCCCAGCACATCCGAGGCGAGGATGAACTCCTCCCGCTTCTCGTCGCTGATCTGCCCGGTTTCGGTGAGCCACCGCATCGCGGCCATCCACTCGGTCTCGCTCAGCCGCACTTCGCGGGCGAAGGCGTGCAGGTGGCGCACGAGTGCGGAGAGCAGCTCCGCCGTGCGCGGGTCGTGCGCGCTCGCCCAGCGCGCCGCGGCGAGCTCGGTGATGTTGTCTTCGGTGACGAGCTGCATCGGCGTTCCTCTCAGGGTTCCGGGTCCGGCGGCACCGGCCGGTTGTTCAGGTCGACCGACAGGAAGATGTCGTTGGCGACGGGGTGGCGCAGTTCCTCGGCGAGCTGGCCGATCAGCCCGGCGGTCCGGGCCAGCAGCGCGAACCCGCGCAGCAGCTCCAGCGGCAGCCCGAGGTCGGCGAGCGCGGCCCCGCAGACGCCCGCGCCGTTGAGCGGCAGCGTCTTCCCCAGCACCTGGGGGTGCACCCGCCCGATCGCGGCGAAGAGCTCCAGATGCGGGCCGCGCAGGCCCTCCTCGTCGGCGATCGCGAACAGCCGCCGGGTGCGGGGGTCGCCGTCCTTGTGCACGTGGTGCCCGAGGCCGGGGACGAACTTCTTCGCCGCACGCTGCTTTTCCACCGTCTCGAGCGCGAGCGCGTCCCAGCCCGCTTCGTCGGCGGGCGCTTCGGCGCCGGTGAGCACGTCGTGCAGGAACCGGCCGCAGTCCTCCGTGACGCCGAGGAAGCGCGACCCGCCGCCCAGCAGCCCGGCAGCGAGCGCGCCCTGGACCGAGTCGGGCGCCGACAAGTAGGTCAGCCGGGTGACGATCGCGGTGGGAGTGAAACCGTGGTCGGCCAGCGCGGCCAGGACCGCTTCGAAGACCCGCGTCTCCCCCGGGGACGGACGTCGCTGCGTCGCCAGCCAGAAGGCGAGCTCGCCGAAGCCGACCGAGCCCATCACGTCCTCGGCGAGGTCCTGGCCGAGCAGCGTGATCTTGTCCTTCGTGGACGAACCCAGCGCCGTTTCGTAGCCCGGGTCAGGCATCGCGGTCCTCCGTCAGCCAGGCGCGCAGCTCCGCGCCGTGTTCGTCGAGCTCCGGCGGTGGCAGCCGGTAGGCGGCGGGCGTCGCGGAGAACCGGATCGGGTGGCGCGTGGTCGGGACGGCGCGATCGCCTTCACCAACCTCGACGACGGGGTCGAGCCCGAACCGTTCGGCCATCGCGAACCCGCCGTCGATGGTGTTGATCGGTCCACACGGGACACCGACCTCCGTCAGCGCCTCGAACCAGTCCACCGCGCCCCGGGTTTTCAGCCGCTCGACGAGCAGCGGCCGGAGCTCTTCGCGGTTCTTCGTGCGGTCGGCGTTGCGGGCGAACCGCGGATCGCCCGGGACGTCCGGCAGGTCCAGGACCTCGCACAGCCGGCGGAACTGCCCGTCGTTGGCCGCGGCGACGATCAGGTCGGCGTCCGCGGTGGGCAGCGGCTCGTAGGGGAAGACGCTGGGGTGGGCGTTGCCCATCCGGAACGGGACCACGCCGCCCGCGGCGTAGGCGGAACTGTGGTTGACCAGCCCGGTCAGCGCCGAGGACAGCAGGTTGACCTCGACGTGCTGGCCCTCGCCGGTGGCGTCGCGGTGGCGCAGCGCGGCGAGGATGCCGATCACCGCGTGGTTGCCGGCCATCACGTCGAACACCGAGATCCCCGCCCGGTACGGCGGGCCGTCCGGATCGCCGGTCAGGCTCATCAGCCCCGAGATCGCCTGCACCATCAGGTCGTAGCCGGGCACGTGCTTGCCTTCGCCCGAGCCGAACCCGCTGATCGAGGCGTAGACGGTGCCCGGGTTGGCCGCTTTGACGGTGTCGTAGTCCAGGCCGTACTTGGCCAGCCCGCCGGGCTTGAAGTTCTCGATCACCACGTCCGCGCGGGTGGCCAGCTCGCGGCCGAGGGCGGCGTCGGCTTCGTCGCGCAGGTCCAGCGCGAGGGAGCGCTTCCCGCGGTTGACGCCGAGGTAGTAGGTGGAGACGTCCCCGCGCACCGGCGGCATCCACGTGCGCGTCTCGTCGCCCTGCGGTCCTTCGACCTTGACGACGTCGGCGCCCAGATCGGCCAGCAGCATCGTGGCGTACGGGCCGGCGAGCACCCGCGAGAAGTCCGCGACCAGCAGCCCGGACAGCGGGCCCTCGGGTCGATCCACGCAACGCCTCCGCATCTGTCCGTCTGACGGACTAGTGTCCGCAGTCTGCTCCCGTGCGGGAGCGCGGTCAAGGCGCGGCGGGAACGGTGACGTGCGGGACGGTGTCCAGGCGCGCGAAGTCCGCGCTGATCTCCCCGGCGGTCTGCAGCAGCAGCGGCAGGTGGTGCTCCAGCAGCTTCTCGACCGGGGTCTCCGCGGCGTGGCAGTTGACGTTCACCCCGGCGATCACCCGCCCGGAGCCGTCGCGCAGCGGCGCGGCCACCGACCGGATGCCCGGCGCGAGCTGCTCGTCGGTCAGCGCCCAGCCCCGCGCCCGGACCTCGCGCAGCTCGGCGTCGCGTTCGGCGCGCTCGGGCCGCCACCGCGGGACCAGCCCGGACCGGGTCGGCTCGGCCAGCACCGCCTCCAGCTCGTCCGGCGGCAGCGCGGCGAGCTGGACCTTGCCCAGCGACGTCGGCAGCGCCGGGAAGCGGGTGCCGATCTGCACGGTGAGCGCGACGATCTTCGGCACCGCGACCCGGGCGACGTAGACGATGTCGGAGCCGTCGAGCTGGGCGATCGAGCACGACTCGTTCGTGCGCGCGACCAGGCGTTCCAGGTGCGGGCGGGCGACGTCCCACAGGCCGGTCGAGCGGACGTAGGCGACGCCGAGGTCGAGCACGCGCGGGGTGAGCGCGTAGTCGCGCCCGTCGGTGCGGACGTAGCCGAGCTCCGCCAGGGTGAGCAGGATCCGCCGGGCGGTCGGGCGGGCCAGGCCGGCGGCCGCGGCGACCTCGGCGAGGGTCATCGCCGGGCGGCCCGGCCGGAACGCCGTGATCACCTCGAGCCCGCGGGCCAGTGCCTCGATGAAGTCGGGACCGGTTCCCTCGCGTGGCATGGCGCCACCTCCCTCTCCGATGGTCCTGACCGCAGCGTAGCGGCGGGCATTGACACC encodes the following:
- a CDS encoding CaiB/BaiF CoA-transferase family protein, whose product is MDRPEGPLSGLLVADFSRVLAGPYATMLLADLGADVVKVEGPQGDETRTWMPPVRGDVSTYYLGVNRGKRSLALDLRDEADAALGRELATRADVVIENFKPGGLAKYGLDYDTVKAANPGTVYASISGFGSGEGKHVPGYDLMVQAISGLMSLTGDPDGPPYRAGISVFDVMAGNHAVIGILAALRHRDATGEGQHVEVNLLSSALTGLVNHSSAYAAGGVVPFRMGNAHPSVFPYEPLPTADADLIVAAANDGQFRRLCEVLDLPDVPGDPRFARNADRTKNREELRPLLVERLKTRGAVDWFEALTEVGVPCGPINTIDGGFAMAERFGLDPVVEVGEGDRAVPTTRHPIRFSATPAAYRLPPPELDEHGAELRAWLTEDRDA
- a CDS encoding IclR family transcriptional regulator C-terminal domain-containing protein → MPREGTGPDFIEALARGLEVITAFRPGRPAMTLAEVAAAAGLARPTARRILLTLAELGYVRTDGRDYALTPRVLDLGVAYVRSTGLWDVARPHLERLVARTNESCSIAQLDGSDIVYVARVAVPKIVALTVQIGTRFPALPTSLGKVQLAALPPDELEAVLAEPTRSGLVPRWRPERAERDAELREVRARGWALTDEQLAPGIRSVAAPLRDGSGRVIAGVNVNCHAAETPVEKLLEHHLPLLLQTAGEISADFARLDTVPHVTVPAAP
- a CDS encoding citryl-CoA lyase, yielding MPDPGYETALGSSTKDKITLLGQDLAEDVMGSVGFGELAFWLATQRRPSPGETRVFEAVLAALADHGFTPTAIVTRLTYLSAPDSVQGALAAGLLGGGSRFLGVTEDCGRFLHDVLTGAEAPADEAGWDALALETVEKQRAAKKFVPGLGHHVHKDGDPRTRRLFAIADEEGLRGPHLELFAAIGRVHPQVLGKTLPLNGAGVCGAALADLGLPLELLRGFALLARTAGLIGQLAEELRHPVANDIFLSVDLNNRPVPPDPEP
- a CDS encoding dioxygenase, which translates into the protein MQLVTEDNITELAAARWASAHDPRTAELLSALVRHLHAFAREVRLSETEWMAAMRWLTETGQISDEKREEFILASDVLGLSMLVVQMNHAFDAKATPATVLGPFHIDGSPEKEFGGDMSDGLPGTPLYVTGTVTGLDGSPVTGAVLDVWQADEEGAYESQIPGIDEARLRAKYTSRADGAYCLRTIAPKGYSIPMDGPVGELIGGTDISHFRPAHVHFLINAAGYEPLITHLFQEGAEYLDSDVVFGTKQELVVTFEPREPGPTPDGGHCAEPWLEARYDFVLQPV